A region of the Chlamydia buteonis genome:
TGACTATAGAACCATCAACAGGAGCAAGCTCAGGAGCTGTCGTCAAAGCCTGTGGCGATGTCCTTTCTAAATGCTCTTGGAAAATCTTATTTGCTTGCTTACGTAGCTCCTTATTCTCTTTTTCTGTCAATACTGTCTGCATCACCGCAATCTCAAAACCCGTATCTAAAAAATCACGATTTAAAGATGAGACAAATTCCCTACGCAATCCCAATTCACTCGCTTCCTTGAGTAAATCTTGCATGATTTTTAGATGCGAAGCTACCTCATTCATTTTTGTATAATCAGCAGCAACTTCTGCAGGTGATACACGACGCTCTGCAAATTTTGGGCCTTCAAAAATCTGATGGGGCTGTTGATAACTTTGTATCGGGGAGTTTCTCATAACTGCTCCTATTTCAATCTACGTGTTAACTTCGCAAATATCTGATTCATTAATGCTAGAGCAGCACTAACCATAGTCCACTCTTGTTGAATTGCGGAAGATTCTAACTGCAGAGCTAACTGTTGGTTTTGGTTAAAAGTTGTAAAATTCAACTGGGCAGCTTCTAAACTCTGCAAAATCTGCTGTTCCCCACCAGGGACAACGCCATTTTCACCACCTTCAATAACAAAACTTTCAAAGGATGCCAGAAAACGAGGCCAATCCTCAGACTCCTTGCTATTTACCAGGATCTTAAAAGCTTTATCTATATCGTTGGGCTTATCTACAGATTGAAATTGCATATTATTTAGGAAAATAGACAAATTTCCTAGATTACGAATCAAGGCATCGAATTGAAATTGATATCCAGAAATAGTCTGACGGAGCTCTTGTGCTTGAGAAGCTGTTAACTCTCTATCCCCATTAATACTTTCTAAAATCTGTGTGAGTTCACTTTTTGCTCTCTGACAACGGGCAATATCACTTTGACAACGAATCTTTTCCTTACTCAAGACACTCTCTGCTTTACCTTTGGCATCAGTAAGCGCTTGAAGGTTCATCTGACGTAAATATATCGCAAGAGAATAATAGACATCCGCAGTTTGGAAATTCGTAACATGATGAATTATTTGATTCATATACTTAGCAGCTTTATTAGAGAATGTCATCTGCACCCCTAAAGTCTCCAGTACTTGCTGCTGATTCGGTAAATACTTATCCAAAAGTAAAGAAGAATACACCATTTGTATGGGAGAAGTTTTGACGAAAATGTCTTTCCCCTCAGACATACTTTTAAAGTAATTCAACTTCGTAGGGTCCATGGAAGCTTTCTGGGTCATTAGCTCCGCAGATTCCTTCGTCCATTTATTAATCTGCGCTTGAATTTCTAGAATTCCGTTATTCATAGCATTAATAACATTCTGATAATCTGAACGCGTCATCACTGATGTAGATTTAGTCATCAGCTCAATACTATTCTGGAAAAACTCCGGGTTAAGATTAGTACTACCATTACTAAACAATTTTACCCCTTCGTAAGCATTCTGTGGATTAGAAACAAAGGTAGACATAGGCGCTCCTCCTATATCAAAACCATTGACATTACGCTCTTGCCAATAATTTTTTTCTTGTGTCAGAGCACTTTGATAATCCGGTGTTTGGGAAGAAGACTTCACCCCGTACTGGGCCGCACAAGCTAAATAAGAATATTGTAAACTTAAGAAGTTCACTAATTTAACTTGATCATTGATTTTCAGATTCGTCATGGACTTTATAAAAGTAGTTAGCCCACTTTTAACCTCCTGAGGCATGGGATTTGTAGCAGTACTCGCATACTTATCCATAAGCATACGATACACCCCACCAAGGATTATGTAGGTACGCGTCATACCGCCTTGCATAGCGTTATAACCTGAACCACTTAAATTCGATGCTGTTGAGGGAACATCCCAAACAGGATTGAGTAAGTCTTTGAGAGAACTTGAAAACTGACGCATAAGCTCGATGACTTGGTTTGCTTCATCGATATTTAACGAACACATAGCAAGCTTTACGTTCAGTTCTTCAGAAACAGGATAGGCTAAAGAAACCATGGCGTTATAAATCACCATCATATTCTGCCAAAAATGAATTACCTTACTTTTTGGCGGAGCTTCTTTACCCTCTAATTTCTCTATCGCGGCCACAAACTCTTTAGACAGAGCATATAATGAATTATACTGCTCATCTGAGGGAGTCCCCCCAGTAAATGCCTGTTTTAAAGTACTGAGCTTTACTTGATATTCTCTAACTATAGTTTTCTCAGCTTCTGTAGAATCAAACAAGCCCCCTTCATCTATAGGTCGAACCCAATCTTCAAAATTCTTTTCAAGCCCTTCTATATAAACTTTTGCAGCAGCAAGATTTGGATTTTCAAGAATGCTATCCACTTTAGTGGAATCATAAGCAACTTTAGCAAGAGAGATTTTCCCATCAGAGAAGTTATCAAAAGCAATGTCCTCTACAAACTCCGAAGACATTTGTGGCACAAGGAATTTAGATTCTGTCTCTTGGAGCAAACCAAGCGCGTGTTTCAATCCCTTAGCTTTTTGATCTAATTGCTGAAAAAGAAATACGGCACTAGAAAACGGCGTTGTCACATCTACCTGATCCCCAAGTAGTGCCGCAGTCACATTACGATTAAAAGTAATATAAGAAGGTTGTACCGTCACTATTATTTATCCAGAAGAGATTAATTATTTTCTAAATTTTAAAATAAAAAAATTATTTCAAAAATAAAAAATAATTATCTTGTGAACTAAAACATAAATAACAAGTAACTTTGATTATTTAATTATTTTAATTCACTTTCTATTCTGAATAACTCATCTGTGATTGTTTGAGGAAGGTCAGAGCCAAAAATCTTACAATACTCACGCACGTTGGCCACCTCTTTAAGCCATCCAGGAATATCCACTGACAATAGATCCTGTAGAGCTTGCGTAGACAAGTGCAACCCTTCTAAGTTTAATGAAGACTCTTCTGGTAAGTAACCAATAGGTGTTTTCTTGGCGATCGCCTCCTCTCCATTTGTTCTGCGGAAAATCCATTCCAAAACACGAAGATTGTCACTGAACCCAGGCCAGATAAAATTACCATTCCTATCTTTACGAAACCAGTTCACACCATAGATCCTTGGTAATTTTAAACTTGCATTAGAAGCAAAAGATAACCAATGATCAAAATAATATGCCATGTTGTAACCACAGAAAGGTAGCATAGCAAAAGGATCATGACGCAACTTCCCCTGCTCACCAACAACAGCCGCAGTAGTTGCTGAAGACATACTCGCACCAATGGTGACCCCATGTTGCCAACTCAAAGCCTCATAAACCAAAGGTATAGTTTCAGAACGACGACCGCCGAAAATAATCGCCTCTATCGGTACACCTTCTGGGCTGTTCCATTGAGGATCTAAAACAGGGCACTGTTTCAACGGAGTGGTAAATCTAGAATTCGGATGCGCAGCAGGTGCTCCTCCAGGTTTCCAAGGATTCCCACGCCAATCTATAAGGCCTTCAGGAGGCTGACTCGTAAGTCCCTCCCACCAAATATCTCCATTAGGAGTCAAAGCAACATTAGTAAATATTGAATTCGAACCGCACGTGGCTAATGCATTAGGATTTGTGGTTGCCGATGTTCCCGGAGCAACACCAAAAAAACCAAATTCAGGATTTACAGCATATAGCCTTCCATCAGGGCCGGGACGTATCCAAGCAATGTCATCACCAACACACTCGACCTTCCACCCAGGTATCTTAGGCTTTAGCATTGCCAAATTGGTCTTACCACACGCACTTGGGAAAGAAGCTGCAAAATACTTCTTCTGCCCTTCAGGGTTAGTGACACCTATAATTAACATATGCTCAGCAAGCCAACCTTGCGAACGAGCTATATATGAAGCTAAACGCAAAGCAACGCATTTCTTCCCAAGTAAAGCATTTCCCCCATAACCACTACCAAATGACATTACACTACTATCATCTTGGAAGTGGACTATAC
Encoded here:
- a CDS encoding CT620/CT621 family type III secretion system effector — encoded protein: MTVQPSYITFNRNVTAALLGDQVDVTTPFSSAVFLFQQLDQKAKGLKHALGLLQETESKFLVPQMSSEFVEDIAFDNFSDGKISLAKVAYDSTKVDSILENPNLAAAKVYIEGLEKNFEDWVRPIDEGGLFDSTEAEKTIVREYQVKLSTLKQAFTGGTPSDEQYNSLYALSKEFVAAIEKLEGKEAPPKSKVIHFWQNMMVIYNAMVSLAYPVSEELNVKLAMCSLNIDEANQVIELMRQFSSSLKDLLNPVWDVPSTASNLSGSGYNAMQGGMTRTYIILGGVYRMLMDKYASTATNPMPQEVKSGLTTFIKSMTNLKINDQVKLVNFLSLQYSYLACAAQYGVKSSSQTPDYQSALTQEKNYWQERNVNGFDIGGAPMSTFVSNPQNAYEGVKLFSNGSTNLNPEFFQNSIELMTKSTSVMTRSDYQNVINAMNNGILEIQAQINKWTKESAELMTQKASMDPTKLNYFKSMSEGKDIFVKTSPIQMVYSSLLLDKYLPNQQQVLETLGVQMTFSNKAAKYMNQIIHHVTNFQTADVYYSLAIYLRQMNLQALTDAKGKAESVLSKEKIRCQSDIARCQRAKSELTQILESINGDRELTASQAQELRQTISGYQFQFDALIRNLGNLSIFLNNMQFQSVDKPNDIDKAFKILVNSKESEDWPRFLASFESFVIEGGENGVVPGGEQQILQSLEAAQLNFTTFNQNQQLALQLESSAIQQEWTMVSAALALMNQIFAKLTRRLK
- a CDS encoding phosphoenolpyruvate carboxykinase (GTP), whose protein sequence is MTSLWSNEIQHEGLKQWIQEVAELVTPKDIRICNGSDSEYAEIYGIMQKSGVAIPLNPDLHPNCFLVRSSPEDVARVEQFTFICTKEQKDAGPTNNWRDPDKMREELQGLFRGCMRGRTLYVVPFCMGPLNSPFSLIGVEITDSPYVVCSMKIMTRMGEEVLKSLGTSGVFHKCLHSVGVPLAPGEKDLAWPCNPEHMRIVHFQDDSSVMSFGSGYGGNALLGKKCVALRLASYIARSQGWLAEHMLIIGVTNPEGQKKYFAASFPSACGKTNLAMLKPKIPGWKVECVGDDIAWIRPGPDGRLYAVNPEFGFFGVAPGTSATTNPNALATCGSNSIFTNVALTPNGDIWWEGLTSQPPEGLIDWRGNPWKPGGAPAAHPNSRFTTPLKQCPVLDPQWNSPEGVPIEAIIFGGRRSETIPLVYEALSWQHGVTIGASMSSATTAAVVGEQGKLRHDPFAMLPFCGYNMAYYFDHWLSFASNASLKLPRIYGVNWFRKDRNGNFIWPGFSDNLRVLEWIFRRTNGEEAIAKKTPIGYLPEESSLNLEGLHLSTQALQDLLSVDIPGWLKEVANVREYCKIFGSDLPQTITDELFRIESELK